A genomic stretch from Flavobacterium nitratireducens includes:
- a CDS encoding peroxiredoxin, which translates to MMPLKEGDKIPHFTAKDASGQLFESHTVFGKKAVIIYFYPKDNTPQCTVQACGFRDNYSGFLNLGVDVIGISVDDVASHQKFIQKFNLPFTLLADTDNSIRKLFGVPSKIFGLLPGRVTYLVDSDGIIQKVFDSVLGMKHVTKMLETIKK; encoded by the coding sequence ATGATGCCATTGAAGGAAGGGGATAAGATACCTCATTTTACCGCTAAAGATGCCAGTGGTCAGTTGTTTGAAAGCCACACTGTGTTTGGAAAAAAAGCAGTTATTATTTATTTTTATCCAAAGGATAATACACCTCAATGTACTGTTCAGGCTTGTGGTTTTCGGGATAATTATTCGGGATTTTTAAATTTAGGTGTTGATGTCATCGGAATTAGTGTTGATGATGTGGCTTCTCACCAAAAGTTTATCCAAAAATTTAATTTGCCTTTCACACTTTTAGCTGATACCGATAATTCAATTCGTAAGCTTTTTGGTGTTCCATCTAAAATATTTGGTTTGCTTCCGGGTAGAGTGACCTATTTAGTAGATAGTGACGGAATCATTCAAAAGGTTTTTGATAGTGTTTTAGGGATGAAGCATGTCACTAAAATGTTGGAAACAATAAAAAAATAA
- the cysS gene encoding cysteine--tRNA ligase → MSIYNTQTLKIYNSLSGEKETFVPINDGSIGMYVCGPTVYSNVHLGNLRTFMSFDVIFRYFIHLGYKVRYVRNITDVGHIVDDVDEGEDKIAKKARLEQLEPMEVVQRYTVDFHDILKAFNFLPPSIEPTATGHIIEQIEIIKKIIDAGIGYEANGSVYFDVVKFNETNNYGKLSGRNIEDMLANTRDLDGQSDKRNPQDFALWKKAEPEHIMRWPSPWSDGFPGWHLECTAMSTKYLGNHFDIHGGGMDLKFPHHECEIAQNEACTGHTPVNYWMHANMLTLNGKKMAKSTGNNILPREILTGENSILSKAFPASVARFFMLQAHYRSILDFSDEAIVAAEKGYKRLMEAVDSLPQIKTSSSSSLDIASWKQLCYDAMNDDFNTPILIAHLFEGVRYINLLKDNKETISVADLEILTNTINAFVFNVLGLENQKAADSSNAKLEGTINMLINMRNKARADKDFAMSDHIRDQLLALGIQLKDSKEGTTFSI, encoded by the coding sequence ATGTCAATTTATAACACTCAAACACTAAAAATATACAATTCACTTTCAGGAGAAAAAGAAACATTTGTACCTATTAATGATGGTTCTATTGGGATGTATGTTTGCGGACCAACAGTTTACAGCAATGTACACCTTGGTAATCTAAGAACATTTATGTCTTTTGATGTGATTTTTAGATATTTCATTCATTTAGGTTATAAAGTTAGGTATGTTAGAAACATCACCGATGTGGGTCATATTGTTGATGATGTAGATGAAGGTGAAGACAAAATCGCTAAAAAAGCACGTCTAGAACAACTAGAACCAATGGAAGTAGTACAGCGCTATACTGTTGACTTCCATGACATTCTTAAAGCATTTAACTTTTTACCGCCAAGTATAGAACCAACAGCTACCGGTCATATTATCGAGCAAATTGAAATTATCAAAAAAATAATTGATGCTGGAATAGGCTATGAAGCAAATGGCTCCGTTTATTTTGACGTTGTAAAATTTAATGAAACCAATAATTACGGAAAATTAAGCGGTCGCAACATCGAAGACATGCTTGCAAACACCAGAGATCTTGACGGACAATCTGATAAAAGAAACCCTCAGGATTTTGCACTTTGGAAAAAAGCCGAACCAGAACATATCATGCGATGGCCTTCACCTTGGAGCGATGGTTTCCCAGGATGGCATTTGGAATGTACTGCCATGAGCACCAAATACCTTGGCAATCATTTTGATATTCATGGTGGTGGAATGGATTTAAAATTCCCGCACCATGAATGTGAAATTGCTCAAAATGAAGCTTGCACTGGACACACTCCTGTTAATTATTGGATGCATGCCAATATGCTTACCTTAAACGGTAAAAAAATGGCAAAATCTACCGGTAACAACATCTTACCTAGAGAAATATTAACTGGCGAAAACAGCATTTTAAGCAAAGCTTTCCCCGCTTCTGTTGCTCGTTTTTTTATGCTACAAGCTCACTACAGAAGCATTCTTGATTTCTCTGACGAAGCCATTGTAGCTGCCGAAAAAGGATACAAAAGATTAATGGAAGCCGTCGATTCATTACCTCAAATCAAAACGAGCTCAAGTAGCTCCTTAGATATTGCTAGCTGGAAACAACTATGCTATGACGCCATGAATGATGATTTCAACACTCCTATTTTGATTGCACATTTATTTGAAGGTGTACGATATATCAATTTATTAAAGGACAACAAAGAGACTATCAGCGTTGCCGATTTAGAAATCCTTACAAACACCATCAACGCTTTTGTATTTAATGTGTTAGGTCTTGAAAATCAAAAAGCAGCCGATAGCAGTAATGCTAAATTAGAAGGAACCATCAACATGCTAATCAACATGAGAAACAAAGCTCGTGCGGATAAAGATTTTGCTATGTCTGACCATATTAGAGATCAGTTACTAGCGCTAGGAATCCAGTTGAAAGACAGTAAAGAAGGAACCACTTTCAGTATTTAG
- the yidD gene encoding membrane protein insertion efficiency factor YidD, whose translation MFSKIILFPFIALVRFYQLVISPLTPATCRFTPSCSAYMIEALKTHGLFYGGFLGIKRILRCHPWGKSGYDPVPQKKECYKH comes from the coding sequence ATGTTTTCAAAAATCATCCTATTTCCCTTTATAGCTTTGGTTCGATTTTACCAATTGGTAATCTCACCACTAACTCCTGCAACTTGTCGATTTACACCTAGTTGTTCGGCTTATATGATTGAAGCCTTAAAAACACATGGATTATTTTATGGTGGCTTTTTAGGAATTAAACGAATATTGCGTTGCCATCCTTGGGGAAAAAGCGGCTACGATCCAGTACCTCAAAAAAAAGAGTGCTACAAACATTAA
- a CDS encoding PDZ domain-containing protein, whose product MVLRSEDVKLDNVNPRVKYKLALKPVYEIGYLRKNSNAEQCGLRVGDEIVSVNDKQAFTLSLQELNALLWSENEIWIEVVVKREGKLLRFKFKLIDVL is encoded by the coding sequence ATGGTTTTACGTTCAGAAGATGTGAAATTAGATAATGTTAATCCGAGAGTAAAGTATAAATTAGCATTAAAGCCAGTCTATGAGATTGGGTATCTAAGAAAAAATTCTAACGCTGAACAATGCGGGTTACGAGTAGGTGATGAGATTGTTTCAGTTAATGACAAACAAGCTTTTACATTATCACTTCAGGAACTAAATGCACTTTTATGGTCAGAAAATGAAATTTGGATAGAGGTAGTTGTAAAACGAGAGGGAAAATTATTACGGTTTAAATTTAAACTTATTGATGTTTTGTAG
- the idi gene encoding isopentenyl-diphosphate Delta-isomerase — protein sequence MLEENVILVNENDEPIGLMPKLEAHEKAVLHRAFSVFVLNDKNQLMLQQRAHHKYHSPLLWTNTCCSHQREGETNLQAGNRRLMEEMGFKTDLKELFHFIYKAPFDNGLTEHELDHVMIGYYNEEPIINLDEVEAWKWMDIEAVKQDITLNPEIYTIWFKIIFDEFYHYLDEHKV from the coding sequence ATGTTAGAAGAAAACGTAATACTGGTTAACGAAAATGATGAGCCTATTGGCTTGATGCCTAAATTAGAAGCTCATGAAAAAGCGGTATTACACCGTGCTTTTTCGGTTTTTGTTTTAAATGATAAAAACCAATTGATGTTGCAGCAACGTGCGCATCATAAATACCATTCTCCATTGTTGTGGACTAATACTTGTTGTAGTCATCAGCGCGAAGGCGAAACAAATCTTCAGGCTGGAAACAGAAGATTGATGGAAGAAATGGGTTTTAAAACCGATTTAAAAGAATTGTTTCATTTTATTTATAAAGCCCCTTTTGATAATGGCTTGACAGAGCATGAATTGGATCATGTGATGATTGGCTATTATAATGAGGAGCCTATAATTAATTTGGACGAGGTTGAAGCGTGGAAATGGATGGATATTGAAGCTGTGAAACAGGATATTACTTTAAATCCAGAGATTTATACCATTTGGTTTAAGATTATTTTTGATGAATTCTATCATTATTTAGATGAACATAAAGTTTAA
- a CDS encoding 6-pyruvoyl trahydropterin synthase family protein, whose protein sequence is MKVTISRKAHFNAAHRLYRKDWSFEQNDAVFGKCNNPNFHGHNYELIVSVTGPINPETGYVMDAKILADIIKAEVEDAFDHKNLNLDVSEFENLNPTAENIVVVIWNKIRKQVESQFELEVVLYETPRNFVSYKGL, encoded by the coding sequence ATGAAAGTAACAATAAGTAGAAAAGCACATTTTAATGCTGCTCATCGTTTGTATCGCAAAGACTGGAGTTTCGAACAGAATGATGCTGTTTTTGGGAAATGTAATAATCCAAATTTTCATGGGCATAACTATGAACTGATTGTGAGTGTTACGGGTCCAATTAATCCCGAAACAGGTTACGTAATGGATGCTAAGATTTTAGCTGATATTATTAAGGCTGAGGTTGAAGATGCATTTGATCATAAAAATCTCAATTTAGATGTATCTGAGTTTGAAAATCTAAATCCAACAGCTGAAAACATTGTGGTGGTAATTTGGAATAAGATAAGAAAGCAAGTAGAAAGTCAATTTGAACTAGAGGTAGTGTTATACGAAACACCTCGAAATTTTGTAAGCTATAAAGGATTATGA
- a CDS encoding type I phosphomannose isomerase catalytic subunit, whose translation MKSIYPLQFEPILKERIWGGEKLKTVLGKPIQSSTVGESWELSTVEGDVSVVANGELKGTSLMILIDESPNEILGTAVYARFGKQFPLLFKYLDAREDLSIQVHPNDALAKERHNSFGKTEMWYIMQADEDARIIVGFKEKSNAEEYVANLKNKTLLSILDDVKVKSGDVFFLETGTVHAIGAGLVVAEIQQTSDITYRIYDFDRVDAQGNGRELHIDLALDAINYDKVDTYKNYSKEPNKSNTVVDCPYFTTNLIPLDGEVKVNKNGETFTVYMCVEGSFELDYNGMKYSYKKGDTVLIPAEIKAFVLSGKASVLEIYIS comes from the coding sequence ATGAAGAGTATCTATCCATTACAGTTTGAACCTATTTTAAAAGAAAGAATTTGGGGTGGTGAAAAATTAAAAACAGTTTTAGGTAAACCAATTCAGTCTTCAACAGTTGGGGAAAGTTGGGAACTTTCTACCGTTGAAGGTGACGTTAGTGTTGTGGCTAATGGCGAATTGAAAGGAACCTCTTTAATGATACTTATTGATGAGAGTCCAAATGAGATTTTAGGTACTGCTGTTTATGCACGATTTGGAAAACAATTTCCATTATTATTTAAATATTTAGATGCTCGCGAAGATTTGTCAATACAAGTTCATCCAAATGATGCTTTAGCTAAAGAGCGTCACAATTCGTTTGGTAAAACGGAAATGTGGTATATCATGCAAGCCGATGAAGATGCACGTATAATAGTTGGTTTCAAAGAAAAATCAAATGCAGAGGAATATGTGGCAAATCTTAAAAATAAAACCTTACTATCTATTTTGGATGATGTGAAAGTAAAATCCGGAGATGTGTTTTTTCTTGAAACAGGAACGGTTCATGCAATTGGAGCGGGCTTAGTAGTTGCCGAAATTCAGCAAACCTCTGATATTACCTATCGTATTTATGATTTTGATAGAGTTGATGCTCAGGGTAATGGAAGGGAATTGCATATAGATTTAGCATTGGATGCAATTAATTATGATAAAGTAGATACGTATAAAAACTATAGTAAAGAACCTAATAAATCAAATACAGTAGTAGATTGTCCTTATTTTACCACTAATTTAATTCCATTAGATGGCGAAGTAAAAGTGAATAAAAATGGAGAAACTTTTACAGTGTATATGTGTGTAGAAGGAAGTTTCGAATTAGATTATAATGGTATGAAATACAGCTATAAAAAAGGAGATACTGTGTTGATTCCGGCAGAAATTAAAGCATTTGTTTTAAGTGGAAAAGCTTCTGTTTTAGAAATATACATTTCATAG
- the lgt gene encoding prolipoprotein diacylglyceryl transferase: MTQALNIVWNPSEGIDLGFFVIRYYSLMFVIAFGLGWYLMKNIFERENESLEKLDSLFVWSVLATLIGARLGHVFFYDWEYFRNHLSEIILPFRFTPKFEFTGFQGLASHGAAISIIVAMYFYSKNILKRPLLWILDRIVIPVASGAIFVRLGNFFNSEIVGKVTNSTFGIRFIQDYYSKADAVNATQIAKPKEAYSAIATNPKYADLLAQVPAKHPTQLYEAFCYIFVFAILFFLYWKTEARKKSGYLFGLFLVLLFSVRMVVESVKESQGGFESALGLLSTGQWLSIPFILIGFYFVFTAEKPIKI, translated from the coding sequence ATGACACAAGCTTTAAACATCGTATGGAATCCATCCGAAGGTATAGATTTAGGTTTTTTTGTAATTAGATATTACAGCTTAATGTTTGTGATTGCATTTGGATTAGGTTGGTATCTCATGAAAAACATTTTCGAACGCGAAAATGAATCTTTAGAAAAATTAGACTCTTTATTCGTATGGAGTGTACTCGCCACCTTAATTGGAGCGCGTTTAGGACATGTTTTCTTTTACGATTGGGAATATTTCAGAAACCATTTATCTGAAATTATCTTACCATTTAGATTTACACCAAAATTTGAATTTACAGGCTTCCAGGGATTAGCAAGTCACGGAGCTGCCATATCCATTATTGTAGCAATGTATTTCTACAGTAAAAACATCCTTAAAAGACCATTATTATGGATTTTAGACCGTATTGTTATTCCTGTAGCTAGTGGCGCAATATTTGTGCGTTTGGGTAATTTCTTCAATTCAGAAATCGTAGGTAAAGTAACCAATTCAACTTTTGGAATACGTTTTATTCAAGATTATTACAGCAAAGCTGACGCTGTAAATGCCACACAAATTGCAAAACCAAAAGAAGCATATTCAGCAATTGCTACAAATCCAAAATATGCCGACTTACTGGCACAAGTTCCAGCAAAACACCCAACACAGTTGTACGAAGCATTTTGCTATATCTTTGTTTTTGCAATATTATTTTTCTTGTACTGGAAAACGGAAGCTAGAAAAAAATCAGGTTACCTATTTGGACTTTTCCTAGTTTTACTATTTTCTGTACGAATGGTTGTAGAATCAGTAAAAGAAAGCCAGGGTGGATTTGAAAGCGCATTAGGCTTACTTTCAACAGGACAATGGTTAAGTATTCCATTTATCCTAATAGGCTTTTACTTCGTTTTTACAGCCGAAAAACCAATCAAAATATAA
- a CDS encoding retropepsin-like aspartic protease, protein MKIVNHEKNNFIFFLVFFAIPVFSQQGFEFHNDKSEKVKVPIRLINNLVFIPVKVNGVELLFLLDSGVEETILFGFEDPQKLNLNNVLKINIQGLGDNQAVEGLKSSGNLLTIGTLQSRNHLLYLILDPSFNLSNYVGVTVNGIIGSAAFKNQLVAVDYTKKIVTFHKEEANFQNKIQKTYERIPLVLEKNKPYLQAKVKMNEEDVVVKLLVDSGNSDAVWLFERFSDKITVPEKHYQDYLGQGLSGSVEGKRAKIPQFSLGSFQFNETIVAFPDSVSLKNINIQSNRLGSLGGEILRRFTTVFDYKNGWLYLKKNKYFKSTFFIIKVVLRFGILGFS, encoded by the coding sequence ATGAAAATTGTGAATCATGAAAAAAATAATTTTATTTTTTTTCTAGTCTTTTTTGCAATTCCTGTATTTTCTCAACAGGGGTTTGAATTTCATAATGACAAAAGTGAAAAAGTCAAAGTCCCAATTCGGTTAATTAATAATCTCGTTTTTATTCCAGTTAAAGTTAATGGGGTTGAATTACTTTTTTTACTTGATTCTGGAGTGGAGGAAACTATTCTCTTTGGTTTTGAAGATCCACAAAAACTAAATCTTAATAATGTACTTAAAATTAATATCCAAGGTCTAGGTGATAATCAGGCTGTTGAAGGACTTAAATCCTCGGGTAATTTATTGACCATAGGGACTTTGCAATCCCGTAATCATTTGTTGTATTTAATTTTAGATCCTTCCTTTAATTTATCAAATTATGTTGGGGTAACTGTCAATGGTATAATTGGATCAGCAGCTTTTAAAAATCAGTTGGTAGCGGTGGATTATACAAAAAAAATAGTCACTTTCCATAAAGAAGAGGCTAATTTTCAAAACAAGATTCAAAAAACGTATGAACGAATACCGCTTGTGCTCGAAAAAAACAAACCATATTTACAAGCAAAAGTAAAAATGAATGAAGAAGATGTTGTGGTTAAGCTTCTTGTAGATAGTGGGAACAGTGATGCGGTTTGGCTTTTTGAACGATTTTCAGATAAAATTACAGTACCAGAAAAACATTACCAAGATTACTTAGGGCAAGGATTAAGTGGTTCTGTAGAGGGTAAAAGAGCAAAGATTCCACAATTTTCGTTAGGAAGTTTTCAATTTAATGAAACGATTGTGGCTTTTCCTGATTCGGTTTCTTTAAAAAATATCAATATACAGTCAAATCGCTTGGGATCCTTAGGAGGCGAGATTTTGAGGCGATTTACAACGGTTTTTGATTATAAAAACGGATGGTTGTATTTAAAAAAGAATAAATATTTTAAAAGCACTTTTTTTATAATAAAAGTGGTATTGAGGTTTGGCATACTGGGGTTCAGTTAA
- a CDS encoding pyridoxal phosphate-dependent aminotransferase, with amino-acid sequence MPEISIRGRRMPESPIRKLAPFADIANKKGLKVYHLNIGQPDIKSPEIAIQAIKNIDKDIIEYGPSAGYESYRRKLADFYTNQNVRVDFADIMITTGGSEALLFALGSIMDPEDEVIIPEPFYANYHAFSEESSARVVPVNSDFEGGFTLPSIEAFEKLITPKTKAIIICNPSNPTGNLYTETEIQQLGELVKKHDLFLIADEVYREFIYDEKDRHYSVMNLIGLEQNVIMIDSVSKRYSMCGARIGCMVTKNKEVFATAMKFAQARLCPPTIEQIACEAAIDTPQSYFDEVIKEYKDRRDTLIAELLKIEGVKVTPPKAAFYCIAELPVDNTEDFAQWLLESYNLNGETVMVAPAAGFYSTPGMGLKQVRIAYVLNKEDLTKAVHILKEAINTYNAL; translated from the coding sequence ATGCCTGAGATTTCAATAAGAGGAAGAAGAATGCCTGAATCGCCAATACGAAAATTGGCGCCATTTGCTGATATCGCAAATAAAAAAGGCCTTAAAGTTTATCACCTAAACATAGGACAACCCGACATAAAAAGCCCAGAAATAGCCATTCAAGCCATCAAGAATATCGACAAAGATATTATTGAGTACGGCCCTTCAGCTGGATACGAAAGTTATAGAAGAAAATTAGCCGATTTTTACACCAATCAAAATGTAAGAGTTGACTTTGCCGATATTATGATCACAACAGGTGGTTCAGAAGCTTTACTATTTGCCTTAGGAAGTATCATGGATCCTGAAGATGAAGTTATTATTCCAGAACCTTTTTATGCTAACTACCATGCTTTTTCGGAAGAATCGAGTGCTAGAGTAGTTCCCGTAAATTCAGATTTCGAAGGAGGTTTTACCCTGCCTTCAATCGAAGCTTTTGAAAAATTGATTACTCCAAAAACGAAAGCAATTATCATTTGCAATCCTAGCAATCCAACAGGTAATCTATATACCGAAACTGAAATTCAACAATTGGGCGAATTAGTAAAAAAACACGATTTGTTTTTAATTGCTGATGAAGTGTATCGCGAATTTATTTATGACGAAAAAGACCGTCATTACTCTGTAATGAATCTTATTGGCTTAGAACAAAATGTGATCATGATTGATTCGGTTTCTAAACGTTATAGTATGTGCGGCGCTAGAATTGGCTGCATGGTCACTAAAAACAAAGAGGTATTTGCTACCGCAATGAAATTTGCACAAGCGCGTTTGTGCCCTCCAACAATTGAACAAATTGCTTGTGAGGCTGCAATTGACACTCCTCAAAGTTATTTTGATGAAGTAATCAAAGAATACAAAGACCGAAGAGATACCTTAATAGCTGAATTATTAAAAATTGAAGGAGTAAAAGTAACCCCACCTAAAGCAGCTTTTTATTGTATTGCGGAACTTCCTGTAGACAATACAGAAGATTTTGCTCAATGGCTTTTAGAAAGCTACAATTTAAACGGCGAAACCGTAATGGTAGCTCCAGCAGCTGGATTTTATTCAACTCCAGGCATGGGTTTAAAACAAGTACGTATTGCTTATGTACTTAACAAAGAAGACTTAACAAAAGCAGTCCACATACTTAAAGAGGCAATTAACACCTATAATGCGCTTTAA